The following is a genomic window from Amycolatopsis australiensis.
GCGCTGCGGCGCGCCCGGATGCGGTGGAACGCGCCCCTGTCGGAGCCGCACGCCGAGCTGCTGCTCGACCGGATGGCCCTCGGCGGTGACCGGCTGGCCGACCTCGGCTGCGGCTGGGGCGAGCTGCTGCTGCGCGCCCTCGAGCGGGTCCCGGACCTGCGCGGCACGGGCATCGACACCGACCCGGAAGTGCTGGAGCGCGGGCGCGCGGCGGCCCGGGCGCGCGGGCTGGCGTCGCGGGTCGAGTTCACCGAAGCCGACGCCGCGACGTGGGACGGCCCGGCCGGGCGTGCGTTCTGCATCGGCGCGTCGCATGCCTTCGGGCCGGCGAAGGCCGCGCTCGACCGGCTGGCGCGGGTGGTGCCGTCCGGCCGCGTGCTCTACGGCGACGGGTTCTGGTCCGCTCCGCCGTCCGCGGCGGCCCGCGAGATCTTCGGCGAAGACGTCCTGACGCTGCCCGGCCTGCTGGAAGCCGTCGACGCCGCCGGCTGGCGGGTGCTGCACCTGAGCACCGCCGACCAGCTCGAATGGGACGGCTTCGAGTCGGCGTCGCGGCTGGCCTGGCAGGAGTGGCTGCTGGCCCACCCGGCCGATCCGCGCGCGCCCGGCGTCCGGGACTGGCTCGACCGGCGGTTGCGCGAGTACGTCCGGGACTACCGCGGCGTGCTGGGCTTCACCTACCTCGTGCTCGGCCGCTAGATTCGCCGGATGCGCTACGCGGGGATCGTGCTGGCCGGGGGTTCCGCCCGCAGGTTGTCCGGTGTGGACAAGCCGGCACTGTCGGTCGGCGGGAAACCCTTGCTGGCGCGCGCCGTCCACGCCCTCGACGGCGCCGCGCGGGTGATCGCGGTCGGCCCGCGCCGTCCGGGCTTCGACGTCGTGTGGACCCGGGAACCCGTCCCCGGCACCGGCCCGGTGGCCGCGCTGGCCGCCGGACTGGTGTTCGTGCCCGAGGACGCCGAAGCCGTCGTGGTGCTGGCCGCCGACCTGCCCGGCGTCCGGCGGTCCACAGTGGACCGCCTGCTGGCCGCGCTCGGCGACGGTGACGGCGCCGTCCTGGTCGACGCGGCGGGGGCGCGGCAGTGGCTGCTCGGGGCCTGGCGGGTCGCGTCGCTGCGCGCCGCCCTGCCCGCG
Proteins encoded in this region:
- the mobA gene encoding molybdenum cofactor guanylyltransferase, whose product is MRYAGIVLAGGSARRLSGVDKPALSVGGKPLLARAVHALDGAARVIAVGPRRPGFDVVWTREPVPGTGPVAALAAGLVFVPEDAEAVVVLAADLPGVRRSTVDRLLAALGDGDGAVLVDAAGARQWLLGAWRVASLRAALPAETEHASLRRVLGGLRITEVPAERGEADDIDTPEDLERHR
- a CDS encoding SAM-dependent methyltransferase; translation: MDDELNALRRARMRWNAPLSEPHAELLLDRMALGGDRLADLGCGWGELLLRALERVPDLRGTGIDTDPEVLERGRAAARARGLASRVEFTEADAATWDGPAGRAFCIGASHAFGPAKAALDRLARVVPSGRVLYGDGFWSAPPSAAAREIFGEDVLTLPGLLEAVDAAGWRVLHLSTADQLEWDGFESASRLAWQEWLLAHPADPRAPGVRDWLDRRLREYVRDYRGVLGFTYLVLGR